The Alicyclobacillus vulcanalis region CATGTATTTTGTCATGTCGCAAAGTCTTTTTGACCGAATTCAACCCAGTGATTCGCTCCCCTCGCCCCATCTCGGCGGTTGCACGCCTTTCATCGAAATCTTCCGGCACACTCGGCTCTTCTGTGTTACAATGGAAGGCACACGCGACTTCCGGTCACAACGCGGTCTACAGAGGAGAATCCTATGAACGACGCACTGAGCCTCAAGATCTGTGATCTCCTTCACGAGAATGCCAAACTCAGCTCCGAAACCATCGCTCGCATGCTCGGCGAATCGCCGGAGGTCATCGAGAGCACCATTCGGGAACTCGAGCAGGAGCACGTCATCCTGCGCTATTCGGCCGTCGTCAATTGGGAAAAGCTCCCTGTCAACCAAGTCACGGCCGTGATCGACGTCAAGGTGCTGCCGCAGCGAGAGGTCGGTTTTGACGCCATCGCCCGCAAGATCTATCGGTTTGAGGAAGTGAAATCCGTCGCCCTGATGTCCGGGGGATATGACCTGCAAGTGACGGTCGTC contains the following coding sequences:
- a CDS encoding Lrp/AsnC family transcriptional regulator translates to MNDALSLKICDLLHENAKLSSETIARMLGESPEVIESTIRELEQEHVILRYSAVVNWEKLPVNQVTAVIDVKVLPQREVGFDAIARKIYRFEEVKSVALMSGGYDLQVTVVGRDIREVSRFVSEKLSTLENVTSTATHFLLKTYKSDGVIYDDTDGERRLMITP